In Uranotaenia lowii strain MFRU-FL chromosome 2, ASM2978415v1, whole genome shotgun sequence, one genomic interval encodes:
- the LOC129746759 gene encoding uncharacterized protein LOC129746759, whose product MLPNEKKHITKGWEKLEDDVIIKDVATKGKHVNLCISYLSERNDLSIAEAKNYFLQKVNAYVYRLLSNRQLYKAEHILGNIERNSKYVFYQIAAETDDQNLRDYIRDHLAKTVPNYNDDGEEGEERLLAASWKVYCLLKGNVRQLTELLQEIDPGYSVLEIETMSFNTFHGKNEAYRNAVALDMFFKNQETEISPLLDKYAVWNYLLRNNIDNLVKIWIQINACLRMSPEVVRNSSNYSVELARIKIDIYDDPRFNERLRQLFRRWEINDFMISQLSSHKSMTRNEVLLNALATYGKFVDHERTDPVVILRRLFTTQTLDLNRDWLSKKEFKEALTRHLVENKLFHLMDLSVVSRECLETLGNDPKCQHRKEVQLYLAIDGLNGESISTNQLLEVSSLTSNYLSKYSDNFYEENPLVYFFEYFLKAENQKFPENDALYTKLPHLRQFLNRLKFNPVSSVSSKELLALHDLPHPHSIRDQLFELPGEAEDDEIKSRKQAILKEHGTVPHFNHPLLCEKYANPVKLSFTDYIKQYRSCYAVYMFFLEQLEDYARITPAQMAAAAKAAAEIALQNYSDLKMVIHCVAFIEMLGIDSVQTRAFVRCLNMLEGDEERPVKITIQELVDRCESCVIAKDWADPSLIPDLEAITIVCRAGDLRFPTRYLKPLLKDNNWFRVLLLLEYLNYPMDQILDLCKYGFQDQNVGNNLLRAIKYRPNAVERKVSQGTISLKSKRSSFPPTRRRRKGSATSVNADSHSSISTSDNDTTPPPVVAGSGHQPGAGETPSESSSIAEDSTSVGEYDGARFLCEQYDRDLFATILLCSKQARNCEEDVELLSFEGLKKLLIGSKSPVTEKCSTFLNLLDRSIRRKWPLLAVMAGITSEANRKYCWLVWLLVSVEYPFLDKIAVLQEVELMKDLTEYCLIQGYSFVLQDSLDIFYPESNFINLVKYVTETTLIKFSEQTTDKLRLFLQNASDCPLLGLPKAEILKHAAKLLTLHLDYSFESHYDQQRLLKSLVSSDIIYFTQQTNFTLLYEIANILKNTHVRVKFIYFYDQSPNLQPIFESICDQLVSAKLYKQAIELTKLTNLPKESIIFEHWTDSFEKMGSCNFSEHLEDMERHDLKPDLLINFYIHIANRLVYGDVKKYYLLKESLELIKSHALYPSETFDRDRIEYEMALAYIHCFDDSASLTLYHSQYFSKALSRDRGVLLHTFLELKEVAAIDDLTVSNQQLSDSDEILRLEELINRLLEAGDIVQALRYQAIFEQRPVDLHFIVFCMGLAESLCSLYNLSKEERLMLNEDYKRTANRFERRTLRSRGFSQCSANTSTSSPMRSNMNESMDLTGTSEFEEFPPREKQEIFEAINGLAGKIKYGQQIARRIVLTYRIAMYLDREYTEILKVRDPVGFLSEVSQLDCIHKLEVVSDIIAAHRLSDTTVSDFLASEIVAAVVHSKFYLLLQGSPMAGSKGIQEVLWGYNIDREFHLFLELAPNTTLLGNKLLRFCDAIKQYKKLEKSPERQSISEGFNDQIDQDLVDKLKIIFKNQVLSLKKQNTIIVALLVKAHDCFVHECSVEGIVQILQRCKALNTVLTNAKSWSLVVKMLVGIGRYREMYYCFQTLIKNAQFESLLGQFDERHTNGLKTAIISYLHEHCPDQKEYFKLAAHHFRMYKEIAETWETEAKATIAQVLAAYEKTSTPLNGGVGASPKVSASRLQCAPNVTSTLNSAMEFYMHAVENYLLDNKMSLAQRAASNAELVALQIFFVNQAIGEKPTTGDESITCISVLNIKKDEKGSNLAYYVNSALSVPQALIVARTYDYEINWITALYQHYIINGEANYLEDFLDRMTLTDGMIENLVKIFQQEPTVTPDMERSIATLVDRVRLVTLKYRLASLLGLKRTLHELINGNSFYYLKDCDYGRNEHAAGGN is encoded by the exons GTTAACGCGTACGTCTATCGATTGCTCTCGAACCGGCAGCTCTACAAGGCTGAACACATCCTCGGGAATATCGAGCGCAACTCCAAGTATGTGTTCTACCAGATCGCGGCGGAAACTGACGATCAGAACCTGAGGGACTACATCCGGGACCATCTGGCCAAAACTGTCCCGAACTACAACGACGACGGCGAGGAAGGCGAGGAGCGGCTTTTGGCGGCCAGCTGGAAGGTTTACTGTCTCCTGAAAGGCAACGTGCGCCAGCTGACCGAACTGCTGCAGGAGATCGATCCCGGGTACAGTGTGCTGGAGATCGAAACCATGTCATTCAATACCTTCCACGGGAAGAATGAAGCGTATCGGAATGCGGTGGCCCTCGATATGTTCTTCAAGAATCAAG AAACGGAAATCTCACCCCTACTGGATAAGTACGCCGTGTGGAATTATCTGCTAAGGAACAACATCGACAACCTGGTCAAAATATGGATCCAGATCAATGCGTGTCTGCGAATGTCGCCGGAAGTGGTACGGAATTCGTCCAACTATTCGGTCGAACTGGCGAGGATCAAAATCGATATCTACGATGATCCCAGGTTCAACGAACGGTTGCGGCAGTTATTTCGGCGTTGGGAAATCAACGATTTCATGATTTCACAGCTGTCCAGCCATAAAAGTATGACGCGAAACGAGGTGCTTCTGAATGCTTTGGCCACCTACGGGAAGTTTGTCGATCACGAACGGACTGATCCAGTGGTTATTCTAAGGCGACTTTTCACTACGCAGACACTGGATTTGAATCGGGATTGGTTATCCAAGAAGGAATTCAAAGAAGCCCTCACTCGGCATTTGgtagaaaataaactttttcaccTGATGGATCTTTCCGTTGTAAGCCGAGAGTGTTTGGAAACACTCGGAAATGATCCGAAATGCCAGCACAGAAAAGAGGTGCAGCTATATTTGGCGATAGATGGGCTTAACGGCGAAAGTATTTCAACGAATCAACTACTAGAAGTATCGAGCTTAACTTCAAACTATTTAAGCAAATATTCTGacaatttttatgaagaaaatcCCCTTGTGTacttttttgagtattttttaaaagctgaaaaccagaaATTTCCCGAAAATGATGCACTCTATACAAAGCTTCCGCATCTACGACAGTTTCTGAATCGGTTGAAGTTCAACCCTGTCTCGTCGGTTTCTTCTAAAGAACTGCTAGCATTACATGATCTTCCACATCCGCACTCAATCCGGGACCAACTTTTCGAACTTCCCGGTGAAGCTGAGGACGATGAGATCAAATCTAGGAAACAAGCAATCCTCAAAGAGCACGGCACAGTGCCACACTTCAATCATCCTCTGCTCTGTGAAAAATATGCCAATCCTGTTAAGCTTAGCTTTACCGACTACATCAAACAGTACCGTTCCTGTTATGCCGTTTATATGTTCTTTTTGGAACAACTCGAGGATTACGCCCGTATTACCCCTGCACAAATGGCCGCAGCTGCAAAAGCGGCCGCAGAAATAGCTCTGCAGAATTACAGCGATTTAAAAATGGTCATCCACTGTGTGGCCTTCATAGAAATGCTCGGAATCGATAGCGTGCAAACGAGGGCCTTcgtaagatgtttaaatatgCTCGAAGGAGATGAGGAACGTCCGGTGAAAATCACAATCCAAGAATTGGTGGACCGATGTGAATCTTGTGTCATCGCTAAAGATTGGGCCGATCCATCGCTGATTCCTGATTTGGAAGCCATAACGATAGTGTGCCGGGCGGGAGATTTGCGATTTCCTACTCGTTATTTGAAACCACTCCTAAAGGATAACAACTGGTTCCGGGTGCTGCTTCTATTGGAGTATCTAAACTATCCGATGGACCAAATCTTAGACCTGTGCAAATATGGATTCCAGGATCAAAATGTGGGCAACAATTTACTGCGAGCTATAAAATATCGACCGAATGCTGTAGAGCGAAAAGTATCCCAGGGAACGATTTCGCTCAAGAGCAAAAGATCCAGCTTTCCGCCGACTAGACGACGAAGGAAG GGAAGTGCCACGAGCGTGAACGCCGATAGTCACTCGAGCATTTCGACAAGCGACAACGACACAACACCACCGCCGGTTGTTGCCGGTTCTGGTCATCAGCCTGGAGCTGGAGAAACACCTAGTGAATCATCGTCGATTGCAGAGGATTCTACTTCGGTTGGCGAGTATGATGGAGCACGTTTCCTGTGCGAGCAGTACGACCGAGATCTATTTGCAACCATATTGCTGTGCTCGAAACAGGCTCGCAACTGTGAGGAAGATGTAGAATTGCTGAGTTTTGAAGGCTTGAAGAAACTACTTATCGGCAGTAAGAGCCCCGTTACCGAGAAATGCAGTACCTTCCTCAATCTGTTGGATCGATCGATTCGAAGGAAATGGCCCCTATTGGCGGTAATGGCTGGAATCACTTCCGAAGCCAATAGGAAATATTGTTGGCTGGTTTGGTTATTAGTATCGGTGGAATACCCTTTCCTAGATAAAATAGCCGTGTTACAGGAAGTGGAGCTGATGAAGGACCTCACTGAGTATTGCCTAATCCAGGGTTATTCGTTCGTACTGCAAGATAGTTTGGATATTTTCTACCCGGAGTCAAACTTTATCAATTTGGTAAAGTATGTCACTGAAACAACGTTGATCAAATTCTCGGAACAAACAACCGACAAGCTGAGATTGTTTCTCCAGAATGCCTCGGACTGTCCACTGCTAGGTTTACCGAAAGCCGAAATCCTCAAACACGCTGCCAAATTGTTAACGTTGCATTTGGATTATAGCTTCGAATCTCATTACGATCAACAGCGGCTGTTGAAGTCGTTAGTTTCATCCGATATCATCTACTTTACGCAGCAAACGAATTTTACTCTCTTATACGAAATCGCGAACATATTAAAAAACACTCATGTTcgagttaagtttatttacttTTACGATCAATCCCCCAACCTGCAACCAATTTTTGAAAGCATCTGTGACCAACTTGTATCGGCGAAGCTATATAAACAGGCGATAGAATTAACAAAGTTGACGAATCTTCCCAAAGAAAGCATTATTTTTGAACACTGGACCGATTCTTTCGAAAAAATGGGATCCTGTAATTTTTCCGAACATCTAGAAGACATGGAGCGACATGATCTTAAACCGGATTTGTTGATCAACTTCTACATACATATCGCTAATCGTCTGGTGTATGGCGACGTTAAGAAATATTACCTACTCAAAGAATCTTTGGAGTTGATCAAATCTCATGCTCTCTATCCCAGCGAAACATTTGATCGCGATCGCATAGAATATGAAATGGCTCTAGCGTACATCCACTGCTTTGATGATTCGGCCTCATTGACCCTCTACCATTCCCAATACTTCTCTAAAGCTCTCAGTCGGGATCGTGGGGTACTCTTACATACCTTTTTGGAACTAAAGGAAGTTGCGGCAATCGATGATCTCACCGTAAGCAACCAACAGTTGAGCGATTCAGACGAAATACTACGCCTCGAAGAGTTAATCAACCGTTTGCTGGAAGCTGGTGATATCGTTCAAGCACTGCGCTATCAAGCCATCTTCGAACAACGACCAGTTGATCTTCACTTTATAGTGTTTTGCATGGGCCTAGCGGAATCGCTGTGTAGTTTATACAATCTATCCAAGGAAGAGCGGTTGATGCTAAATGAGGATTACAAGCGAACAGCCAATCGTTTCGAACGAAGAACTCTCCGATCCCGTGGATTTAGTCAATGTTCCGCCAATACCTCAACCTCTTCTCCGATGAGATCGAACATGAACGAATCGATGGATCTCACCGGCACTTCGGAATTTGAAGAATTTCCTCCCCGCGAGAAACAGGAAATCTTCGAAGCAATCAAC gGCCTTGCGGGGAAGATCAAATACGGACAGCAGATAGCTCGGCGAATCGTTCTCACCTATCGAATTGCGATGTATCTGGATCGAGAATATACCGAAATACTGAAAGTTCGCGATCCGGTTGGCTTTCTGAGTGAAGTATCGCAATTGGATTGTATCCATAAGTTAGAGGTTGTAAGCGATATCATCGCAGCACATCGTCTTAGCGATACGACTGTTTCCGACTTTTTGGCCAGCGAAATAGTGGCTGCAGTAGTGCATTCGAAATTCTACTTACTGCTGCAAGGTTCGCCTATGGCAGGTTCGAAAGGTATACAAGAAGTGCTGTGGGGATATAACATCGATCGAGAGTTTCATCTGTTCTTGGAGCTGGCTCCGAACACCACATTGCTGGGCAATAAACTCTTACGTTTTTGCGATGCAATTAAGCAGTACAAGAAACTGGAGAAATCGCCCGAAAGACAGTCGATATCCGAAGGCTTCAACGACCAGATAGACCAAGATTTAGTggacaaactcaaaataatttttaagaaccAAGTATTATCCTTGAAAAAGCAGAACACTATCATCGTAGCCCTTCTGGTAAAGGCTCACGATTGTTTCGTACACGAGTGTTCCGTCGAAGGTATCGTTCAAATTCTTCAACGTTGTAAAGCTCTGAACACTGTCCTCACCAATGCCAAGTCGTGGAGTTTAGTAGTAAAAATGTTAGTTGGAATCGGTCGATATCGGGAAATGTACTACTGCTTTCAAACATTGATCAAAAATGCCCAGTTCGAATCTTTGCTAGGACAATTCGACGAAAGACATACCAACGGTTTGAAAACGGCCATCATATCGTATCTCCATGAGCACTGCCCAGATCAGAAGGAATACTTTAAGCTTGCAGCCCATCACTTTCGGATGTACAAAGAAATAGCGGAAACGTGGGAAACGGAAGCAAAAGCTACTATCGCACAAGTGCTTGCTGCGTACGAGAAAACCTCCACTCCTTTGAATGGCGGGGTCGGAGCAAGCCCGAAAGTGTCCGCTTCCAGACTACAGTGCGCACCGAATGTTACCAGCACACTGAACTCGGCTATGGAATTCTACATGCATGCGGTGGAGAACTATCTCCTGGACAACAAGATGTCGCTAGCTCAACGGGCTGCATCGAACGCAGAGCTAGTTGCATTGCAAatcttttttgtaaatcaagCAATCGGTGAGAAGCCAACGACCGGAGACGAATCCATAACCTGTATTTCGGTgcttaatattaaaaaagacgaaaaagggTCGAATCTCGCTTATTACGTTAACAGTGCTTTGAG CGTTCCGCAAGCCTTAATCGTGGCTCGAACATACGATTACGAAATCAATTGGATCACCGCGCTGTATCAGCACTACATAATAAACGGAGAAGCCAACTACCTAGAAGACTTTCTGGACCGGATGACCCTGACCGACGGCATGATAGAAAACCTGGTAAAAATCTTCCAACAAGAACCGACCGTAACTCCGGATATGGAGCGCTCAATAGCCACCTTGGTGGACAGAGTTAGGCTGGTTACGCTCAAATATCGACTGGCGTCATTGCTCGGGTTGAAGCGCACCCTGCACGAGTTGATCAACGGGAACAGCTTCTACTATTTGAAGGATTGTGACTACGGACGTAACGAGCATGCTGCCGGGGGAAACTGA